The Thiomicrorhabdus lithotrophica DNA segment TATTATTTGGGTGTGGTAACAAGATAACAATATCTAATTCCGCTAAGTTGGTAACATCGTATTTTAATTCTTGAGCAACCAAATAACTTAAATCAAGTATTTCTGGTGCAATAAACCATTCTGGCAATAGTTGCTTGCTCTGCTTCTCTTTGAGCACTTCAATAGATTGATGTGGTGCAAACAACCAGGCCTGGTCAATCCAACTAGAAGCTCCAACACTTTTAGGCTCTCGCCACCAAAGCCCATAAGCTATTTTTTTTAGCAGAGCATTTATCCCGTCTTTGATAAAATGATGAATTCTGCCTGCGTAAGAGTAGAGCCCATCATCTAAATAAAGGCCGCTCACTTGAACTTTAGTGGAACTAAGCAAATGCATAACATACTGAAACTCGACCCTACGATCGCTTCCAACAGCAACTTCGTTTGGACTAAAAGAAGATAAACCCGCTTTTAGTTCTTTGAAAACTTTCCTACGTTGCTTTAATTTATTCTGTTCTTTATTGCTACCAGAAAAAATTTTAACTTTCTCGAACGGTGAACCTGACCATTTTTTTAAAGCCGATACATATGGGTTGTTATCGATATTTTTTTGATCAATAAGCCATACCTGAGCTATTTCTTCACCCGAATTCTGCTTACCTTTATGGATAGCTAAAGCACTGCTCACCAATATATTCAATGGTGTAGAAGGCATATACAGTGTTTTGTTTAGACTTCCTTTAACGGACAAACTATCCCACCTATTCACTTTATTTAATTTAATAGTTTCAGAGCTTCAGAAGATTTGCCTTCAATCAACAACGCCAATCGTTCATTTGCCGCAGCCCAGTGTTCGGAACCAGGGTTTTTCATAGCATTTTGCACTATGCCGTAGTCATGTTTCAGATAATCAATAAAGTTAGAAATCGCTTTTTCATTCAAAGCCAGTTTCTCAATATTTACTAACAATTTTAATAACGCTTGCTCTGAATCAACTGGGTAGCTAATTCCATCTATGCCAAATAATGCATCTCCCAAAACAAAGACCTTCTTACGAGCTATCAAACCCTCAATACCCACTGTT contains these protein-coding regions:
- a CDS encoding polysialyltransferase family glycosyltransferase, producing MSVKGSLNKTLYMPSTPLNILVSSALAIHKGKQNSGEEIAQVWLIDQKNIDNNPYVSALKKWSGSPFEKVKIFSGSNKEQNKLKQRRKVFKELKAGLSSFSPNEVAVGSDRRVEFQYVMHLLSSTKVQVSGLYLDDGLYSYAGRIHHFIKDGINALLKKIAYGLWWREPKSVGASSWIDQAWLFAPHQSIEVLKEKQSKQLLPEWFIAPEILDLSYLVAQELKYDVTNLAELDIVILLPHPNNIKKMQGYEKRIQSLVKALSEQGKYIGVKYHPRTNSEDPLHLTSAGAKEVLPSLMAFEFCLPLFNKKCQVVGDIGTALFTCKWLRPDLKVTAVLDENDAFQQRFISISHSMGINVTNQYEAIVKC